A region from the Cannabis sativa cultivar Pink pepper isolate KNU-18-1 chromosome 9, ASM2916894v1, whole genome shotgun sequence genome encodes:
- the LOC133031520 gene encoding uncharacterized protein LOC133031520: protein MVTAQSRQKSYADAKRRNVEFAVGDKVFLRVSPMKGVMRFGKRGKLSPRFIGPFEILDEWDSSLSAALPPVLAETHNVFHISMLRKYVSDPSHVLNYERMELKRDLSYEKGRQRGKWRET from the exons ATGGTAACTGCACAAAGCCGCCAGAAAAGTTATGCCGACGCAAAGAGACGGAATGTGGAATTTGCAGTGGGTGATAAAGTGTTCCTTCGAGTGTCACCTATGAAAGGGGTTATGCGTTTTGGAAAGCGAGGAAAGCTAAGTCCAAGATTTATAGGTCCTTTTGAGATATTGGACGAGTGGGACAGTAGCTTATCGGCGGCATTGCCACCAGTATTAGCTGAGACGCATAATGTGTTCCATATTTCTATGCTACGAAAATACGTGTCGGATCCATCACACGTGCTGAACTATGAAAGAATGGAGCTAAAGCGGGACTTGAGTTATGAA AAAGGGAGGCAACGTGGGAAATGGAGGGAGACATGA